The Bacilli bacterium region ATATACATCCACCAAACGTTGCTGCTCACTTGTGACATTAGGGCAAGTCACGCGATGAACGGTAATCCCCTTGCCTTTAGTAATATAGCCGACAATATCGTCACCCGGGATTGGATTACAGCATTTTCCAAGCGTGATAGCCACGGTTCCCGCGCCTTCAACATGAACCGGATTCTTGTTATCCATACTGACGTTTCGAACCAGTTTTTGCACGTCACGTTTTTTGGGAATGTTTAAAAAGTCAATAATGGCCGCGGGTGACGGATTACGATTTGAGATATCAATAAATAAGTCATCAAGGTCTTCAGCATTAAATTCATGAAACACCTTAGGATCATCAATCAGTCTAAGGGTATCAGTTTCATTTATATCCCGCTCCCGGAAAGCATCGATGGTCGCCTGTCGTCCGCGGGCAATTTTTTCATCCCGGACAAGATCGCTGTTTTTTTTGATCAAAAATTTACGAATATGATTTTTTGCGCTGGCCGTCTGGGCAATTTTAAGCCATCCTTCATTGGGACCTGAAGATGTTTTTGAAGTTCTGATTTCGACAATATCACCGGTTTTTAAAACAGTGTTTAAGGGTACTAGGGAGCCATTAACGACGGCCCCTACAGCTGAATCACCCACTCCAGTGTGAATTTTATAGGCAAAATCAAGCGGAGTAGCCCCGACCGGTAAATCGATGACTTTTCCTTTAGGGGTAAAAACATATACATTCGACTCGAAAATATCGTGCTGCAAAGTATCCATGTACTCTCGGGCGTTATCGCTCATGTCGTTACTTACACCGATAAAATCTCTAAACCAGTGTAATTGTTCTTCGATTTCCTTTTGTTCGCGACGCGGATCGTAGTTGGCTCCCTCTTTGTAGCGCCAATGCGCGGCGACACCGCCCTCAGCGATTTCATCCATTTCCTCAGTTCGAATTTGAACCTCATAGGTTTGACCATCACCGGCCACAATTGTCGTATGTAGCGACTGGTACATATTTGGTTTGGGCATGGCGATATAATCTTTAAATCGTCCCGGCATCGGTTTGTATGTAGCGTGGATAAGTCCCAAGATTTCATAGCAATTCAATTCCGTTTTGGTAATGACGCGAATGGCCATTAAGTCATATATTTCATCAAAATTATGATGTTTTAAATACATTTTCTTATATATCGAATATATTGACTTTACCCGACTTTCAAGCCGAAAGGGTATTTTATGTTCATATAGTATATCAGCGATCCGCTTTTTGAGATCCATCAAAGATTTTTTACGGTTTTTTGTCTTGTTATTCAAAGACTGCATAATCTCGTTAAAAACTGACGGTTCGAGATATTTTAAACAAATATCTTCCATTTCACTCTTAATATTGTACATACCAAGACGATGCGCTATGGGAACGAAAACCTGTAGCGATTCTTTGGCAATTGCTTGCTGACGATCAGCGGACAAATATTCTAAAGTTCTTAAATTGTGCAGACGATCGGCCAATTTGATAATAATGACACGAATGTCTTTGGCCATACCCAAAAAAATCTTTCGGTGATCTTCATAGACAAAATCGCTGTCGTCTTGGCGCTTTGACAATTTTAAACGTTGAATCTTGGTCACCGAGTCAACCAACAGAGCAACATCGTCTCCCCAACGAGATCGAATAAAATCAATAGTTACATCCGTATCTTCAACGACATCGTGAAGCAGTCCGCCAATTAAGGTATTAGGACCACCGTGTAATCCGGCAATAATGTAGGCGACCTCAATTAAATGGTGAATGTAGGGTTCGCCTGATTTCCGCAACTGATTACGATGCTTGTCTTCGGCAAATTCATAGGCATCACGAATCCGCTTCCGATCCGCTTCGTCTTTAATATATAAAAAATACAGTTCCTCAACTTCTTCAAAAGTATGAAGTTTATGGTTGCCGATTTTATGAATAATTGTTTTTTTGACGTCTTGATAACGCCTAACATGAGTGTTCTGCGCCGCCATCCGAATATTGGCTGGGACATCGTAAATTAATTTTAGTTTTCTTTCAGCCATATTCATCACATCCTCTTTAATATTATAGGTTAAATGCTTAAAAAAATGAATAAAAAAGGCTCCATTTACAATGGAGCCTAGTTTTGAATCAAATCGACTGATATTAATCAACAACGGCAAATGTCAAGACAACGCTCTCAACATAAGCAGTATATGAAGCTTGCGGTTTTTCTAACTTAAAGAAGTGAATGTTTTCGGTAGCTTCAAAATTAACATCATAAGAATATTGACCGGCCACATTGCAAACCTTGGTTGCACCTTCAGTCGCAGTAGCAACAGACTCACTACCAGCATAGAGGTCTAACTCAGTTAAGTTTGTTTGAGCTTGATCATAATTCACAGTAATTTTAACAATTGCCAATTCGGAAGCGACATCATTAAAGAATCCGCTTTGAATTTCATTCTTATAGCGCATTTGGATAAATCCATTTGAACTTAAGTAAAGTTGAGTGAAAGCAATTGATAATCCGTTAACGGTAGCAGTTCCATCAGCATAGGTGGCACTAAGGGCCAAATCACTGGCCGTAATGGTTAAAGTGGTTTTAGCGACAGCCGCGATGACGGTTAAATCAATTGTGCCAACAATGCCCGCAGTCGATGAAGTGGCGGTGATTGTAACCGCGCCTTCAGCAACACCAGTAACTAATCCTTCGGCATCAACAGTGGCTTTTGCCCCGTCACTTGATGACCAAGTAACGGTTTGATCAGCAAAACCATCGCCGACAGAATTTGGAAGAACTTCGGCTGCTAATTGTAAAGTTCCAGCAACCTCGACGGAAGTAACACCATCAGCTGCACTAACAACAACACTAGTCGCAGGAGTTAATTCACCTTTATGAACGGTTAATTCAGCAACGGCACCAAGTAATAGTTGTGGGCTTGGGGTATACCAGCCTAATACACCAGCGAAATCAACGGTATCAACTGGAGTTAAGCCAGCAATAACATCAGCGATAGCTTGTTCAACTGTATCGTCAAGATACTTATCAGTTCTAACAACGACGCTTTCACTACCCAAAGTAAAGTTAATACTCGAGGAAGTTCCAACAGTAACACTACCACTGACATAGGCTAAACCAGTCACGGTAACGATACGGCCAGCATCGGCAGCGGTCAAAGCACCCATTGTTGAAATAACAAGCGGATTGATGGTTTCAGCAGAAACGCCAAGATCAACAACCACGGTGATGCTCGCAAGTTCCATAAAGTCTTTGTAGATGGAGGTCGTGCCAGAAACTACTACTTCATGGCCAACAACGAACGAACTACGCATTGCAGCAGGAACATTGTAAAGATATAGTCCGGAATTGCCCGATTGAATGGAAAAAGATCCATTTGAAGGGGTTGAAGTCACAGTTCCCTTAACGACAGCGGCAACACCGGTGGCAAGTTCATGCACAGCGGCTGGAGCTAAAACGGTTTGGGTTGTCGCAGTAACGGTAATAACGACGGAATCAGTGAATCCACCATCATCCGTGGTAACAGTAATTGTTGCTTCACCAGGAGCAATCGTCGTAACTAAGCCAGTAGCACTAACTGTTGCAGCCGCTTCATTACTTGATGCATAGGTAGCAACTTGATTGGCAGCATTCGCTGGTTGAATTCCGGTGACAAGTTGAAGGGTCCTATATTGTTCAACGGTTGCAACTTTTGAAGAATTACCATCAGTTGCAAGCGTGACGCCGGTAACAGCACCACCAACGACACCTTCATGAACAACAATATCATCAGCAGATACAAGCGAGAATTGGGCGTTATTTTGATAACTTCCAATAATACCAACGACATCAATTGTGTCGATATTTGGACGTAAATTATCTAATTTCGCAGCAATAGCTGTTAATTCGTCAGGACCAAGATTCTTGTTAAGACGGAGATCGACTTGTTTATTGTCGAAAGTAACATAATAATCAGTATGGTCATTAATATTAACAGTTTGAGAATCGGCAAAAGGAGTAGCACCGTTAATGGAAACCAAACGACTATCCATGGTTAGAAGGGTTTCGTTGGTCCAAGTAGTGATTTCAAAAGTTTCAACGGAATAACTTGTCGAGACGACATTCAATTCGGTGACCGGATTGATTTCATCGATTCCGTAATATGGCGAATAGGTTCCGGAAGCTTCAACTGAGTCTCCGACTTTCACTGCGCCAAGAACAGTAGTGCTAACTGCGTATAAAAGGAGAGCATCAGCACCATCTTGAATCGATACAGACATCGTGCCGTTTGTTAAACTATCTTGGTAAATTTTGGTGACTTTTCCACCAACCGTCATTACGGTACCAGATACATATTCAGACACATCTTTAATCGCCACGACACTAGGCATTTCTTCGCTACTGCCTTCAGAAGTTGGAACACTTACTGAAGTATCAGAAGAGGGAAGGCTTATGCCACCGCCTCCACTACTGCTACCGCCCTGACCATTACAGCCCGCGAGTAACAATGCGAAGATTGGTAATAGAATTACTTTCTTTTTCATTGTTATGATTTTTCCTCCTTTTCTATTACATAGAGATTATAACATAATTATTAAAATTGTAATGTGGTTGTTTTAATAATTTGTGCGACTTAAAAACATAAGTACACTTAAAAGCCTATAAAAACCAGTTATTTAGCAACAATCAATCAAAAACATCAATATTTTGCGTATTTTTGCGTTTTGACTTTACTAAAAATTTTCATTTTGCCAATCGGAAATCTGATAAATTAAGGATTTACGGCCGCGAAATTCGTTAAGATTCATCTCGCCATAAACAGTTATTTTATCGTAACTTTTCAGGGTTTCTTGAGTAATATTAAAGCCCAATATTTTGACATCATTCTTTATTAAGGTTGATATATGCTGACCGTCTTTAATGAATGACAAGGCGGAGGTGGCAACGTGTTCAATACGAAAAAGCGGCTTGGCAAAGCCAATTCCGAACGGCCGAAAGGTATCCATCGTATAAAAATTAGTCCAGTTGATATCATCTAAAGCAATCGCTATTGATGCATCGTTATCAATGATATCCATGGGTTGCTTGGCCAGTTCATTAAAAGCTTTAGAAAAAGCCGTCAGTTGGTCCCGGCTTATACTGCACCCGCCCGCCGCCTTATGGCCGCCGAAATTTAAAAGATAATGCTCCAAATTTTTAAATGCATGCACAATGCTAAAGCCATTATCAGCGCGGGCACTTCCCTTATACACCAATGGATCTTGTTCGGTAGGGCAAAAAACGATGGTTGGCAAATGGTATAAATTCATATACCGCGCGGCTAAAAGTCCAATCAACCCCTCTTTTGTGTTCGAGACAGCAATAAGGGCTCCATCGTGCACAATAATTTCATCGTTTCCTTCACTGATAGTTTCCTTTAAAAGCGTCTGTCGGGTAAGATTAATCTCTTTTATCCAATTGCTAAAAGTAACAATTTCCCTTTTGGAGTCGGACAGGAGAAATTGAACGAGATAATTGACTTTTTTATCCTCAATAATGCGACCAACCGCATTGATTTTTGGAGCGATCGACATCCCGATCGTCTCCTCGTTAATGGTTTCAAGCTGAATTAACTCATAAATAGGGGCAAAATGGCGTTCGTTATATAGATTAATCCCGATGCGAACCAAGGTACGATTGTGTTCTTGAAGAGGCATCATGTCACTGATTGTCGCGATTGAGGCCAGAAAAACTTCGTACTCATCGTAGCGATTAAGCAAGGTGGAAGCAAGCATGAGCGAAACATAAGCTCCGCACGAATAAAGTTGTGAGTAAGCTGAATATTGCGGATGCAAAATATAATTAGCGTCGGGAATTTTCTGGCCGACAGTGTGGTGATCGGTGACAATAACATCGATGCCTAACTGCCGTGCATACGCTATTTCTTCAATTTGCGAAATTCCGTTGTCGACCGTAATAATTAATTTATATTGTTTATCGTTAAAAGCGTCGATCATTTTTCGGTTGATACCATAACCATCCTGATAACGGCTAGGGATATAGTAGCCAACATCCGCCCCCATCTTTCTTAAAGCATGGACGAGAATCGTGGTCGACATCACGCCATCGCAGTCATAATCGCCATAAACGATTATTTTTTTATGTTGGCGGATAGTTTTTTTAATCAATGACACAGCTTCGTCCATTCTTAAAAAGAGCCGGGGATCAGGTAGATCAAATAAATGAACCGGTCTTGTTAAAGCATAATACTCTTCTTCACTTAGGGAGTAATTTGTCAAAAGTTTATGTAAAAAATCCATGTCAACCTTTCAAAAAGGCTGCCTTTCGGCAGCCTTTAAACTAATCATTAATACCGATAATAATCGCTTCTTCTGGTTCAGCCGAATTGCGATGCTGAATGTTCTTCTTAGTAACAGTTTTCTTACTCTGATGTTTTGGTAAGGAAATGCGTTTAATAATCTTGTAGAAGAAATTCTCAAGTGCGGGACTGACATGTAACAAAACCGTTGGCGCAAGCAGAATGGCGATAAGCAGAGCGGCAAACACCAGGGCCACGTTCATCGGACATAGGGCAAAGTAATTCAGGGCAAACAGAGCCGCTAATAAAGTAAACAACAGAATTGGTGTTGCCGACATATTTACGCCTTTAAACGCCACTTCACTCCTGGTTAATTGAAGGAAGTCATTATGCACTTGTTTTTCTTGATTAAACATATAAGCGGCGACAAAGGAAGCAAAGATCAGTCCTAATTCCAAGGCTACCGCAACCAATGGAGTTACACTGATGCGGGTGATAATAAACAATCCAACCGCAATTAAACTCACAATTGATGAGGAGACAAGGAAGGATAAACCACGGCTTAGTCCATAGCGAAGCATGTAGTAAACCGTTACAGCCAGCCACGCGATTAAGGTGGCAAAGGCTACGACTAAGATATTGGGTGAACCGGTGGACACAGCAACCGGATTAACCGAAACTTTAGCGGCCGAATCACTTTCGGCAACGACGTCAAGCAAAGCGTCCTTAAGCGCCATAGAAATTGACATTGTATCGTCAACTTTTTGATATGTAACGATGGTGTCATCGTTAAATGAACCAGAAATGTTCAAAATGTAGTAGGTGTAATTAACGGTGATTTTGTCGGTCCCTTCGCCCTCAGTGGTAGATTTTTCTTCAACATCGAGCGAGGAGTAATTTAATTGTTCGCCATCAACGTAAATACGTTCAATTATATTCTTTGGCGAATCGGTAGTTGATACCGTCGAAATCGGCGAAGTGTCAGAGTTTACCGTCAAATAGATACGAGTCATATCCCCGCTGGAAACCGGGATGTTCAGCGCATTATTGGAACCGAATCCAAGTCCTAATAAAAGTCCAAGACTTGCAACGGCAATGGCGCCACCGCCAACTAAAACCGATTTGCTCTTTTTACCGAAATTAAATTTGGCAAAATAACCTTCATAACTGTCTTCTTTAGAAATAGAACCGGATTGCGGAATACGTTTTTGATTAATTCCAAACCAACCGAAGGCCTTCTGCGTGGCGGTGTTATTGGTCAAAAGCCACATCAAAGCTTTGGTAAGGGGCAAAATAACAACAATATTGATGACGGCTCCAAACATAGTGAAGGTCGAGAGTCCTAAAAGCGCCGCTCCGCCGAGGAAATAGGTAGCAAAGCCAATTATAAAGAGGGCGATAGAGGCATCGACCGCAATCATCGTGGATTTCTTTGATCCTTCGCTATTGGCTTTTTTCATCGTGCGACCACGGTATATCTCGTTTTTAAACGCGTTTATGTGACTGATAAAAGTAAAGACGGCAAGGACAAATACAATAATAAAGCCAATGAGCGTGGAAGTGGATAATTCAATTCCAACCTTATTGTAGAAAGCCAAAGATAAAAACACCGACAGGAGGCTTAATGAAACAACGCCGATTGTCGGAACTCTTTCAAAAGCAGCGAGAATGAGCGTTACTAGAAGCGCTCCCACCATCAGTGAAATCAGTGTTCGAGAGAAATTTAAATGCAGAATGCCATCATAACTGAATAGATATTCAACCGAGGCATCGACAGTGTTGCTGAATAGATAGTCAATTGTAAAGTCACCGTAAGAAGTTGAGTTAAAGATGTTGACCAAATACTTGGCATTATTGTTGGCCTTGGTAATATTAGCCAGAGTGTAATTTCCGTTCTCATCCGCATCACCCAGGCTCATCGACATCGCAATGGCTCCATTATCAACGCTGGCCTTGTCATAGAATATATGGCGAGGATCAAAAGTCATAAAAAGCTTACTTTGCATGTCTTCATCATCGCCCGACTTAGCGGTAATGTAATCATCTTTGGTTTCATCGTAATTAGACCAAATTACAATTGTCGCATTATCAACTAAAGTTGTCTCAGTGGCACCCTCAGCGGTGGTACTGCCCTCATCTTCTTGAATTTGAGTGGCTTCATCGACGACGGCTTTGAATTCGGAGATGGCGTCCGAATCTTTCAAGTCGATAACTACGACTGGGACTTGTCCTTCATATTCGATATGGGCGGTGGTGAAAATATCATCGCCGACAAGAGCGGTTGATTTATCGGGATCGCCGAGCGTTACCGTAAAATCGGCATCGTAATTTAAATAAGCGCCTAAGCGGGTGTACTCCGTACTGCTCTCTTGCTTAACAGTGACACGAACGATATCGCTGCCTTCACGAGCTATCTGATATTTTGATACGCCATAGGTATCGAGACGTGATTCCATTGTCGCGACGATGGAATCCATCGTTTCGACGGAGATAGCACTGTCATTGTCGGAATCCTTGTTTTCAATCCGGTAAGCAAACTCACGGCCGGAGTCATAATCAAAGTTGGGAACGGTTTGACTTACGACTGAAAAAAAGTTGAAAGCCATACCCAGGATGGCAGTTAGACAAATAGCTAGATAAGCAAAAAAACGACGCATATTATTTCCTCCAACAGAAGAGCGGTTTTTACTTTATAAGTAAACAACATAATTTTACATATTGAACGCCACAAAGTAAACCAAGAAATGACAAAGCAGGCAAATAAATCTATTTAAAGATAGTTTTCATTCAAATCAAGACTTGGCAAATTAATGTACCGATATTTATGTTTTAGTCGCCACCGGCAAAGACTAAAAACAATAATACTCCCCAGTCCCATGGCAAATATATAGAGCAACACGGTTATAAACCAGGCCAGGCGCGGGCCAATCTCGGGTATTAAAGCGGTATTTATATTAGAAAAAACAACGATGTTCACGACATCAAATGGTCGAATAAAAAACATATTGAAATCAGAAAGACGGGGGTTCTTGCTGATAACCGCCAAGGAGTCCATCAGCAACGCTATTCCTACCAGTCCTAAGAAAACGATGAAAGCTTTGTGTACTTGCTTGTAAGAACTACCTATATAGCGGTAGATAATAACGAAAAAACTGGTTGTAACCATCGAAAGGTGCCAGATCATCGTATGGATGGAAATGGCAACTGACCACACGAATACCGTTGTAGGGATAATCATCACCGCAATTCCCGCTAGCAGGGGATAAAATGCCAGAAAATCATAACCGGCTTGACGGATCTGCGCTTTTTTTATCCATGGAAAAATTAAACTGACATAGAGGGGAACCGAACAAAATTGAAAGGGAAACCCATACCACGAATAGTCAGTAAATAAATTTAGATAGCGAATTTGCTTATAAACCTCTATCGACAATAAAAAAGCGCCGTACGCAAAGATAATAAAATCAAAACGACTTCGGTTAAAAACGAACTTCGTTTCTTTTCCTCGATGATTGCCTACCAGCAAAATAACGGCTATAATTGCCAGCATCAAGCCGATGAATGAGAAGTGAAACCAACTGAAAGGCAAAATATCGGTCGGAGAGGGATTGCTCACATTTCCGCCCAAGCGGGAAATATAATCGACATCCCACTGCCACCCATCGATTAGAAACAGATAAATGCCGGGAATAATGGCGATGGTTAGAATCGTCACGGCTTCGAAAATGTTTTTTTGCCGCTTACGAAAAAAGATAGCTGTGCAAATAAGGCCTAATTCCAATATAACAAAGATAATACTAATTAAAATACCGGTTGATAAGTTCATATTTAAAAAAGGCTTTCTTGATGATTTTTCTTCAAATGATGATAGGCTTTATCGGTCGCCATTCTTCCTCTTGGGGTCCGATTAATCATTCCGATTTGGAGTAAATAGGGCTCTAGGACATCTTCCAAATTACCGACTTCTTCTCCGATGGCGCTGGCGAGGGCTTCCAAACCGACTGGCCCGCCGTGAAAGCGATCGATTATCGTTGATAGGTATTTGATATCGACGTCATCCAATCCAAGTTCATCGACTTTTAAGGCATCAAGTGCGAAGATGGCCGAAGCCTGATTTATGGATTTTTCATTGGCAAAATCCGAAAAATCACGCACGCGTCGAAAAAGGCGATTGGCAATACGTGGGGTGCCCCGCGATCTTTGCGCTATCGCATTAACGGCTTCGGGGGCAATTGCCGTGCTGTACACTTTTGCTGTCCGGTTGACGATATCGGCAATTTCATTTTCCGAGTAAAAATTTATTTTCTCCGCAATGCCAAAGCGAGCCCGCAACGGGCTTGTTAAGTCGCCGATTCTCGTGGTAGCGCCGACAAGGGTAAAAGGCGGTAGCGGAACTTCAATCGTTTTGGCGTTGCCATCGCGATTAATGATAACCGACAGCGTAAAATCTTCCATTGCGCCATATAGAACTTCCTCAACGATTCGCGGAAGGCGATGAATCTCATCAATGAATAGAATATCACCACTCTCTAACGTTGATAAAACGGCGGCTAAATCACCCGGTTTTTCGATTGATGGACCGTTAATGACCCGAATTTTACCTTTCATTTCATTGGCGATAATATAAGCCAGAGTGGTTTTTCCAAGTCCGGGCGGGCCATATAGGAGCGTATGATCGAGGGTTTCGTGTCGCTTTAAAGCGGCACCGATAAAAACCCGCAGATTGCGCTTCAAATCATCTTGCCCGATATATTCACTCAAGTGCTGAGGGCGAAGAGAAATCTCCTGTTCCTCTTCAAAACTGTCGATTTTTTTGCTGTTTAAAATATCCGTCATGCAACAAACCTACTTTCTTATTATCTGTAAGCATCGTTTCAGTAACTCATCGTCGCTAATTCCCGGAAGATAGGCGTTTTTAATCGCCCGGTTTATATCGCTATTTTTAAATCCAAGGCTCAAAAGGGCCTCTATGACATTCGGGCTTAAACTTCTATCGGTTGCATCCGTTTCGGAAAGCTGTCCTTTGATATCGAGAATAATTTGAGATGCCGCTTTGGGACCAATTCCGGGGAGTTTTTTCAAATATTTAGTGTCTTTACTCGCTATCGCTTGATATAAGAGTGCCGGAGAGGTCGCTCTTAGGGCATTCAAAGCCGTCTTAGGTCCAATCCCGCTGACGGATATCAAATCTAAAAATGCCCGTCGCTCATCATCGTCGACAAATCCGACCAAGTATTGTTCATCTTCACGAATGATCTGCTCAGTATAGATTAAGCGCGACTCGTCAACATGAAAATAGTCGGGATGACAGACGAGAATCCGATAAAAAATATCGTGAACATCGACGACTATACTTTCACTGTCAATTTGAACGATTCGTCCCTTTAAACCATAAATCATGATCCGTCTCCTTTCTAGCGGCTGATAAGAATGTAATATATTAATCCTAAAAGTAGTAAAAATGCGGTTAATAGTGAAGCGACAATGACAATTTTATTGCGTTCCATAACTGGCACCTACCCTTTGAGTCATCGTTTAGACGTGCGAAATCGATCATTCAAAATAGTCGAATTCAAAATCATCGAGAATAACGGTATCGCCATCCTTAACCTGCATTTTTTTCAGTTCATCATCGACCCCGATAAACCGCAGATACTGAAGTAACTTGAGGAGCCCTTCGTCAGTCGATAGGTTTATTCGGTGATAGGTGTTTAGTACCGAATCACCAAAAATACGATAGGTATGATCGTTAATTTTCTCAATTCTAAAGACATCGCGCAGCGACATTTCATTGGCATCATAAATCTTAACCCCGGCCTCTTCTCCCTGCTTGGTTAAAATGGGGAATGGGAGGGTAACCGCGAGAATATCTGCCACTTTGTAAAGCAAAAGATCAATTCCTTGATCCGCTAGGGCACTTATTGGAATAATCTCATGTTCCTTAAGTTTTGTCCGAAGTGTTTTTAACCGTTCGTTTGCCCCCTCTTCATCCATTTTGCTCGCGGCAATAACCATCGGTCGTTCACTGAGTCCAAAACCATACTGAGTAAGTTCGTCCATAATTGTTAAATAGTCTTCGTAAGGATCCCGTTCGCCGTCCATGGATATGACTTGAACAAGCACGCGGCAGCGTTCGATGTGACGAAGGAACTCCAGTCCCAACCCTTTTCCTAAGTGGGCGCCTTCAATAAGACCGGGCAAATCCGCAGCAACGAAGGAACGGCCATCTTTAAGTTCGACCAAACCCAAATTTGGGGTTATCGTGGTAAAAGGGTAGTCGGCAATCTCAGGTTTAGCCTTACTAATCACGCTTAAAAGTGTCGATTTTCCGACGCTGGGAAGACCGATAAAACCGACATCCGCCAAAATTTTTAACTCTAATGTCAGAATCTTCTTTTCGCCGGGAAGACCATTTTCAGCGATTTTGGGAACGCGAATTTGCGGCGACTTGAAACAGGTATTGCCTCTTCCGCCCCTTCCGCCTTTAGCCGCGACAAATTGCTGACCTTCGGTCGCTAAGTCGGCCAAAAGTTCATGCGTTTGAAAATCGTATACCACCGTACCAACCGGTACTTCAACATATACGTCCTCCCCCTTGCGCCCGTAACGATTGTTTTTATCGCCCTTTTCGCCTTCATCGGCTTTTATTACCCGGGAATGACGAAAATTAATTAAAGTCGACGAACTTTGACGAGCAACGAGGATTATCGAACCGCCTCGGCCTCCGTTTCCCCCATCGGGGCCGCCCCGATCAACATATTTTTCCTTGTGAAAAGATATGGCCCCATCGCCACCTTTTCCGGCTCTTAATTCAACTTTTGCTTTATCGATAAACATAAATTATTTTTCCTTTTTTGTAAGTACTTCATCAATAACATAGAACGGACGTCCCTGCGCCTCGATAAAGGTCTTACCGACATAAATAGAAATGATTCCTAGCACCAGTAACATAATCGATCCGACGACGAAGATTGAATTTATTATGAGCCATAGTTCAAAGTTAATCGCCAAATTCAATACGCTTGTTTGAGCGAGGATAAAAAACACTAATTCGGCTAAAAGCGAAAGACCAGTCAAGAAGCCAATCCAAATGGCGGTCCATAATGGCCAATACACAGGTTTAATTGAGCTGGAAATTATCGCATTAAACGCCAAATCAAACATGGCATGATAATTATAATGGCTCTGGCCCTTAGTCCGTTTTTGCCGCGAAAACAACACCTCGGTTGTCTTGTGACCGATATAGGGAACTTCCACCCGAAACACGCGGGTCGATTCACTTAAAGCATTGACTTCGTCAACAACGCGCCGCGAGATGAGACGATAATGGCCGACATTGCTCGGTACCTTTATTTTCCCGGAAATCTTCGTCATATAATCATAAAATTTTTTCGCCGTAAATCGTTTCATGAAGCTGTCTTCTTTACGTGAGGCCCGTCGGGCGT contains the following coding sequences:
- a CDS encoding bifunctional (p)ppGpp synthetase/guanosine-3',5'-bis(diphosphate) 3'-pyrophosphohydrolase, with product MAERKLKLIYDVPANIRMAAQNTHVRRYQDVKKTIIHKIGNHKLHTFEEVEELYFLYIKDEADRKRIRDAYEFAEDKHRNQLRKSGEPYIHHLIEVAYIIAGLHGGPNTLIGGLLHDVVEDTDVTIDFIRSRWGDDVALLVDSVTKIQRLKLSKRQDDSDFVYEDHRKIFLGMAKDIRVIIIKLADRLHNLRTLEYLSADRQQAIAKESLQVFVPIAHRLGMYNIKSEMEDICLKYLEPSVFNEIMQSLNNKTKNRKKSLMDLKKRIADILYEHKIPFRLESRVKSIYSIYKKMYLKHHNFDEIYDLMAIRVITKTELNCYEILGLIHATYKPMPGRFKDYIAMPKPNMYQSLHTTIVAGDGQTYEVQIRTEEMDEIAEGGVAAHWRYKEGANYDPRREQKEIEEQLHWFRDFIGVSNDMSDNAREYMDTLQHDIFESNVYVFTPKGKVIDLPVGATPLDFAYKIHTGVGDSAVGAVVNGSLVPLNTVLKTGDIVEIRTSKTSSGPNEGWLKIAQTASAKNHIRKFLIKKNSDLVRDEKIARGRQATIDAFRERDINETDTLRLIDDPKVFHEFNAEDLDDLFIDISNRNPSPAAIIDFLNIPKKRDVQKLVRNVSMDNKNPVHVEGAGTVAITLGKCCNPIPGDDIVGYITKGKGITVHRVTCPNVTSEQQRLVDVYWNENLGIQNYTVDITIDCDDRPNLLVDILSVFSANKIGVSRVNARFHNNTMSTTISATILVSDAHRLNDIFAIVKNIPAVQEVKRVVH
- a CDS encoding Ig-like domain-containing protein; the protein is MKKKVILLPIFALLLAGCNGQGGSSSGGGGISLPSSDTSVSVPTSEGSSEEMPSVVAIKDVSEYVSGTVMTVGGKVTKIYQDSLTNGTMSVSIQDGADALLLYAVSTTVLGAVKVGDSVEASGTYSPYYGIDEINPVTELNVVSTSYSVETFEITTWTNETLLTMDSRLVSINGATPFADSQTVNINDHTDYYVTFDNKQVDLRLNKNLGPDELTAIAAKLDNLRPNIDTIDVVGIIGSYQNNAQFSLVSADDIVVHEGVVGGAVTGVTLATDGNSSKVATVEQYRTLQLVTGIQPANAANQVATYASSNEAAATVSATGLVTTIAPGEATITVTTDDGGFTDSVVITVTATTQTVLAPAAVHELATGVAAVVKGTVTSTPSNGSFSIQSGNSGLYLYNVPAAMRSSFVVGHEVVVSGTTSIYKDFMELASITVVVDLGVSAETINPLVISTMGALTAADAGRIVTVTGLAYVSGSVTVGTSSSINFTLGSESVVVRTDKYLDDTVEQAIADVIAGLTPVDTVDFAGVLGWYTPSPQLLLGAVAELTVHKGELTPATSVVVSAADGVTSVEVAGTLQLAAEVLPNSVGDGFADQTVTWSSSDGAKATVDAEGLVTGVAEGAVTITATSSTAGIVGTIDLTVIAAVAKTTLTITASDLALSATYADGTATVNGLSIAFTQLYLSSNGFIQMRYKNEIQSGFFNDVASELAIVKITVNYDQAQTNLTELDLYAGSESVATATEGATKVCNVAGQYSYDVNFEATENIHFFKLEKPQASYTAYVESVVLTFAVVD
- a CDS encoding DHH family phosphoesterase, yielding MDFLHKLLTNYSLSEEEYYALTRPVHLFDLPDPRLFLRMDEAVSLIKKTIRQHKKIIVYGDYDCDGVMSTTILVHALRKMGADVGYYIPSRYQDGYGINRKMIDAFNDKQYKLIITVDNGISQIEEIAYARQLGIDVIVTDHHTVGQKIPDANYILHPQYSAYSQLYSCGAYVSLMLASTLLNRYDEYEVFLASIATISDMMPLQEHNRTLVRIGINLYNERHFAPIYELIQLETINEETIGMSIAPKINAVGRIIEDKKVNYLVQFLLSDSKREIVTFSNWIKEINLTRQTLLKETISEGNDEIIVHDGALIAVSNTKEGLIGLLAARYMNLYHLPTIVFCPTEQDPLVYKGSARADNGFSIVHAFKNLEHYLLNFGGHKAAGGCSISRDQLTAFSKAFNELAKQPMDIIDNDASIAIALDDINWTNFYTMDTFRPFGIGFAKPLFRIEHVATSALSFIKDGQHISTLIKNDVKILGFNITQETLKSYDKITVYGEMNLNEFRGRKSLIYQISDWQNENF